A genome region from Proteus vulgaris includes the following:
- a CDS encoding TerD family protein, with the protein MSVSLKKGQGVSLKKNEYDLSSVTIGLGWDINEEKRGFLGGLFGKKNEEYDLDVIAFLCGKNGKVNDLGKVEGGQPSLVNGDIIFFNSLQHKSGQIWLTGDNRTGAGDGDDEQIIVKLNTLDPKFTKIVFIVQIYNGRELQQHFGKVQNAFIRAVDAKNIEMARFDLSGGEAFNNQRSMLFAELVREENGWKLNAIGEPSSSDSFISYLKDFT; encoded by the coding sequence CCTTTCCTCTGTCACTATCGGTTTAGGCTGGGATATCAACGAAGAAAAACGGGGATTCCTTGGCGGGCTTTTTGGTAAAAAAAACGAAGAATACGATTTAGATGTTATCGCCTTCTTATGTGGTAAAAACGGCAAAGTAAACGATTTGGGTAAAGTAGAAGGTGGACAACCTTCTCTCGTCAATGGCGATATTATTTTCTTTAATAGCCTACAACACAAATCAGGGCAAATTTGGTTAACGGGTGATAACCGAACAGGCGCAGGTGATGGAGACGATGAGCAGATCATCGTAAAATTAAACACACTTGATCCTAAATTTACCAAAATTGTTTTTATTGTTCAGATTTACAATGGACGAGAACTACAACAACACTTTGGTAAAGTACAAAACGCCTTTATCCGCGCTGTCGATGCAAAAAATATCGAAATGGCTCGTTTTGATTTATCTGGAGGCGAAGCCTTCAACAATCAACGTTCAATGCTGTTTGCTGAATTAGTCAGAGAGGAAAATGGCTGGAAACTTAACGCCATTGGTGAACCGTCAAGTTCAGATAGCTTTATTTCTTACTTAAAGGACTTCACTTAA
- a CDS encoding vWA domain-containing protein, protein MRRLPVYLLIDTSGSMRGESIHAVNVGIQTMLNALRQDPYALESVHISIITYDNEAREFIPLTALEDFQFSDITVPSSGGTFTGAALECLIKCVDRDIRRSDGDQKGDWRPLVFLMTDGTPSDAYAYGEAIKEVKKRSFGSIIACAVGPKAKHDHLKELTSQVVALETLDSNAFSGFFKWVSASVASGSSSAGVNTDKDTLPPPPPEIQLVL, encoded by the coding sequence ATGAGAAGACTTCCTGTTTACTTGCTGATTGATACTTCAGGATCAATGAGAGGTGAATCTATTCATGCTGTTAACGTGGGGATCCAAACAATGCTCAATGCATTGAGACAAGATCCTTACGCATTAGAAAGCGTGCATATCTCTATCATTACCTATGATAACGAGGCGCGTGAATTTATCCCATTAACGGCATTAGAAGATTTTCAATTTTCTGATATCACCGTACCTAGTTCTGGCGGTACTTTTACAGGTGCTGCGCTAGAATGTTTAATCAAGTGTGTCGATCGTGATATCAGGCGTTCCGATGGTGACCAAAAAGGGGACTGGCGTCCTCTCGTCTTTTTAATGACTGATGGCACACCTTCTGATGCTTACGCCTACGGTGAAGCAATTAAAGAAGTGAAAAAACGTTCATTTGGTTCGATCATTGCTTGTGCTGTTGGACCTAAAGCCAAACATGATCATCTTAAAGAACTGACATCTCAAGTGGTCGCTTTAGAAACGCTAGACTCCAATGCTTTTTCTGGCTTTTTTAAATGGGTTTCTGCCAGCGTCGCTTCTGGCAGTTCAAGTGCTGGCGTGAATACAGATAAAGATACCCTACCGCCACCACCGCCTGAAATCCAACTGGTACTGTGA
- a CDS encoding TerY-C metal binding domain-containing protein, whose amino-acid sequence MRRLPIFFVLDCSESMIGENLKKMNDGLTTIINDLRRDPHALETAYVSVIAFAGVAKTIVPLTEVISFYPPQLPLGGGTSLGSALRELSHQIDTQVRKTTLEQKGDWKPVVYLLTDGRPTDDYAQEIKRWKAHYANKVNLIAIGLGLSADLHVLSQLTENVLLFTEAQEGDFTRFIKWITMSVVSHSRSVGEEPPPLLSQTEHIVRLAKDDVARAYDESCVTFVGRCSHTRSPYLMKYERPPMKASGLDFNLNLNGFNLTGCYTLNEDYFAWSDLSATAYQVNTSELHGTPGCPYCGNATAFAVCQCGKLLCVNGPETVICPWCDNNITFGDNSNQSDFDVTRGKG is encoded by the coding sequence ATGAGAAGGCTACCCATTTTCTTTGTTTTAGATTGTTCAGAGTCGATGATAGGTGAAAACCTAAAAAAGATGAATGACGGTCTAACAACTATTATTAACGATCTCAGGCGAGATCCGCACGCCCTTGAAACCGCGTATGTCTCTGTTATCGCCTTTGCTGGCGTTGCAAAAACAATTGTTCCACTCACTGAAGTCATCTCTTTTTACCCTCCTCAACTTCCTTTAGGAGGAGGCACTTCATTAGGCAGCGCATTACGAGAACTCTCTCACCAAATCGACACTCAAGTAAGAAAAACCACGCTCGAGCAAAAAGGCGATTGGAAACCTGTCGTTTACCTTTTAACTGACGGCAGACCTACTGATGATTACGCGCAAGAGATCAAACGCTGGAAAGCTCACTATGCCAACAAAGTTAACTTAATTGCGATTGGATTAGGCTTAAGTGCAGACTTACATGTCCTATCGCAATTAACTGAAAATGTGCTGCTATTTACCGAAGCACAAGAAGGCGACTTTACACGTTTCATAAAATGGATAACGATGTCAGTGGTTTCTCATAGCCGAAGTGTTGGCGAAGAGCCACCGCCACTTTTAAGTCAAACAGAGCATATTGTTCGGCTTGCAAAAGATGATGTTGCTCGTGCTTATGATGAATCTTGTGTCACGTTTGTCGGACGTTGTAGTCACACTCGTTCACCTTACTTAATGAAATATGAACGTCCTCCAATGAAAGCTTCAGGGCTTGATTTTAATCTCAACCTTAATGGCTTTAACTTAACGGGTTGCTACACCTTAAATGAAGATTATTTCGCATGGAGTGACCTCAGCGCCACCGCATATCAAGTTAACACCAGCGAACTTCACGGTACACCTGGCTGCCCATATTGCGGTAATGCAACGGCTTTCGCCGTTTGCCAATGTGGTAAATTACTCTGTGTAAATGGTCCTGAAACCGTGATTTGCCCTTGGTGCGATAACAACATCACCTTTGGTGATAACAGCAACCAATCTGACTTTGATGTTACACGAGGTAAAGGCTAA
- a CDS encoding PP2C family serine/threonine-protein phosphatase codes for MDKKALLTKLIIDDTLTRHRIPVHEELIIALYEDTEIAQHIDFIINKINAKTAEKITPQGKVQPILLLLPPARDLVAEEISLPKAHSLKPGQIPTHATSMPIEKPIIHPPTAKITLSNAKVGTAFNSTLNIELNTLEIAQIEAVDVPEGLGITFDHESRCLVGMPTKSGNFTLVIHWSVNAIRYQNEVLLIINPDPRSLWQINEPPADSPYPKIHIDSKLILEKDIRIAGASRRGRSHEHAGTFRDDDFYIHHDNQSQWSILIVADGAGSARYSREGSRIAINTVSRYLKSQLSVENGTVKPHLEAIHQWNDNNAINQVGSFFAQLFRNAAQLAINNLKNEAIHINEPVKSFSTTLLATVSLRINDELFAASFWMGDGAIAAYGPAGKVRVLGIPDSGEYAGQTRFLDDNALNDAEFNRRIIIGKWKDISHLILMTDGVSDPVFETDNGLQDPNKWAALIDEISPCLASPENAANALAEWLNFFSAGNHDDRTLVVAW; via the coding sequence ATGGATAAAAAAGCCCTACTCACAAAACTGATTATTGATGACACGTTAACACGACATCGCATTCCGGTGCATGAAGAGCTCATTATTGCGCTATATGAAGACACAGAGATCGCTCAACACATTGATTTTATTATTAATAAAATCAATGCTAAAACGGCAGAAAAGATAACACCACAAGGCAAAGTACAACCTATTCTTCTGTTATTGCCACCCGCTCGTGATTTAGTCGCTGAAGAAATCTCATTACCCAAAGCGCACTCATTAAAACCCGGTCAAATTCCAACCCACGCAACATCAATGCCAATAGAAAAACCGATTATTCATCCCCCTACTGCAAAAATTACCCTTTCTAATGCCAAAGTCGGTACAGCGTTCAATTCGACACTCAATATCGAGCTAAATACCCTCGAAATTGCCCAAATTGAAGCGGTTGATGTTCCTGAAGGACTTGGAATAACCTTTGACCATGAAAGTCGTTGCTTAGTTGGTATGCCAACAAAAAGTGGTAATTTCACCTTGGTGATCCATTGGTCTGTTAATGCTATTCGCTATCAAAATGAAGTCTTATTAATCATCAATCCAGATCCTCGTAGCTTATGGCAAATTAATGAACCTCCTGCTGATAGCCCTTATCCCAAAATACATATTGATAGCAAACTGATCCTTGAAAAAGACATTCGTATTGCGGGTGCAAGCCGTCGCGGACGCTCTCATGAACATGCGGGTACCTTCCGTGATGATGATTTTTATATTCACCACGATAACCAAAGCCAATGGAGTATTTTAATTGTTGCAGATGGTGCCGGCAGTGCTCGCTATTCTCGTGAAGGCTCACGCATTGCTATCAATACGGTAAGTCGCTATTTAAAATCACAGTTAAGCGTGGAAAATGGAACGGTTAAACCTCATCTTGAAGCCATTCATCAATGGAATGACAACAACGCAATTAATCAAGTAGGAAGCTTTTTCGCTCAACTCTTTCGTAATGCGGCGCAATTAGCGATTAATAATCTTAAAAATGAAGCCATTCATATTAATGAGCCTGTAAAGTCTTTTTCTACTACCTTATTAGCCACGGTTTCTTTACGTATCAATGATGAGTTATTTGCTGCCTCATTTTGGATGGGAGATGGTGCGATTGCTGCTTATGGTCCCGCAGGAAAAGTGCGTGTTTTAGGTATTCCTGATAGTGGTGAATATGCAGGACAAACCCGTTTTCTTGATGATAATGCCCTCAACGATGCAGAATTTAATCGACGCATTATTATTGGCAAGTGGAAAGACATTTCACATCTTATTTTAATGACTGACGGGGTGTCCGATCCGGTATTTGAAACGGATAATGGCTTACAAGATCCCAACAAATGGGCGGCACTTATTGATGAAATATCGCCTTGTTTAGCCTCTCCTGAAAATGCAGCTAATGCATTGGCTGAATGGCTGAATTTCTTTTCAGCAGGCAATCACGATGACCGCACTCTGGTTGTGGCTTGGTAA
- a CDS encoding helix-hairpin-helix domain-containing protein, producing the protein MAEIITCTTQSGKTVQYVNEIIGSGSMKDVYFSPDRTYVVAFYKTKQNAQAKDRIDMITGSYRHNIFEQSGGEYWKNLFCWPTDVVEHQGKIGIVVPTYQSHFFFKYGSKNNDFLAIKGREKEGKWFASANNQNKFLDPRERGNLLNYLKVCLLLSRAVRRMHAAGLCHSDLSYKNVLIDPEQGHACVIDIDGLVVPGKYPPDVVGTPDFIAPEVVKTSHLPKEDPNRILPSITTDRHALAVLIYMYLFYRHPLRGGKIHDLDDEMRDETLSMGEKALFIEHPTDRSNAVKLNQVKPSSLPWADPEKIPYTIMGPYLTPLFERAFITGLHDPSQRPTADEWETALVKTVDLVQPCQNKDCEQQWYVFSGKTQPVCPYCHTPYKGQLPILNLYSSRKAGSFRPDDHRLMVWSNQSLFPWHVNRLIAPNERTTDEQKKRVGYFVYHNSTWWLVNERIEGLMVLPEKKQIAIGDKIALTDGLQFVLSTEEGGRLVVVQLVSN; encoded by the coding sequence ATGGCAGAGATCATTACCTGTACAACACAAAGTGGAAAAACAGTTCAGTACGTCAATGAGATTATTGGCTCTGGATCAATGAAAGATGTCTATTTTTCCCCTGACCGAACCTATGTTGTTGCCTTCTACAAAACAAAACAGAATGCACAAGCCAAAGATAGAATCGATATGATAACAGGCTCTTATCGACATAATATCTTTGAACAAAGTGGTGGCGAATATTGGAAAAACCTCTTTTGCTGGCCAACGGATGTTGTCGAACATCAAGGCAAAATTGGTATTGTTGTGCCGACTTATCAATCCCACTTTTTCTTTAAATATGGCTCTAAAAATAATGATTTTCTGGCGATAAAAGGCCGAGAAAAAGAAGGTAAATGGTTTGCAAGTGCGAATAACCAAAATAAATTTCTCGATCCTCGCGAAAGAGGTAATCTACTAAATTACCTAAAAGTGTGTTTATTGCTTTCTCGTGCTGTACGCCGAATGCATGCGGCAGGCTTATGTCATAGTGATTTAAGCTATAAAAACGTTCTTATCGATCCTGAGCAAGGTCATGCCTGTGTGATTGATATTGACGGTTTAGTGGTTCCAGGGAAATACCCCCCTGATGTAGTAGGAACCCCTGATTTTATTGCGCCAGAAGTGGTAAAAACCAGCCATTTACCAAAAGAAGATCCTAACCGTATCTTGCCAAGCATCACGACAGATAGACATGCACTTGCGGTATTAATCTACATGTATCTGTTTTATCGTCATCCTTTACGGGGCGGTAAAATTCACGATCTTGACGATGAAATGCGTGATGAAACACTCTCTATGGGTGAAAAAGCGTTATTTATTGAGCATCCAACCGATCGCAGTAATGCCGTAAAACTTAATCAGGTAAAACCGTCATCACTACCTTGGGCTGATCCTGAAAAGATCCCATACACGATTATGGGACCTTACCTCACCCCTCTTTTTGAAAGAGCCTTTATTACAGGGTTACACGATCCATCACAACGTCCTACCGCTGATGAATGGGAGACGGCTTTAGTCAAAACAGTAGATTTAGTTCAGCCTTGTCAAAATAAAGATTGTGAACAACAATGGTATGTTTTTTCTGGGAAAACACAGCCCGTCTGCCCTTATTGTCACACACCTTATAAAGGCCAATTACCGATTTTAAATCTCTACTCTTCACGTAAAGCAGGTAGCTTTAGACCAGACGATCACCGCTTAATGGTTTGGAGTAATCAATCACTCTTTCCTTGGCATGTTAATCGTCTTATTGCCCCGAATGAACGTACGACTGATGAACAGAAAAAACGTGTCGGTTATTTTGTTTATCACAATTCAACATGGTGGCTGGTTAATGAACGTATTGAGGGATTGATGGTATTGCCAGAAAAAAAACAGATAGCCATTGGCGATAAAATTGCCCTAACTGACGGATTACAATTTGTATTATCCACAGAAGAAGGCGGGCGACTAGTTGTGGTGCAATTAGTCTCAAATTAA
- a CDS encoding TonB family protein: MKKILLISGLFLTAFLLNGCATKSTPVDINKQEISSEQIRPKVLSQSLPHYPVKAQANNIEGSVTAKYDVDENGRVQNIRILDSLFADVFGLSLIHAIEQWRYETGNPAKDLITVVDFKSTVSH, encoded by the coding sequence ATGAAAAAAATATTGTTGATATCAGGTTTGTTTTTAACTGCTTTTTTATTAAATGGGTGTGCGACTAAATCAACGCCAGTCGACATTAATAAACAAGAAATAAGCTCGGAGCAAATAAGACCAAAAGTTTTATCTCAGTCATTACCTCATTATCCAGTAAAAGCGCAAGCTAATAATATTGAAGGGAGTGTAACGGCTAAATATGATGTAGATGAAAACGGCAGAGTCCAAAATATCAGAATATTGGATTCACTTTTCGCGGATGTATTTGGTTTATCACTTATTCATGCGATAGAACAGTGGCGCTATGAAACGGGAAATCCAGCAAAAGATTTAATTACGGTCGTTGATTTTAAATCGACAGTATCTCACTAA
- the aes gene encoding acetyl esterase → MKTKNKINVLELISPEMKQVMQIYADNPQPAPESNDYPSMRLAYNQDRRYWNADAPEMFGIQDISVSTSYGKVLTRLYHPKEKTPATLYYLHGGGFILGNLDTHDRIMRLLASYTGCAVIGIDYSLSPEAHYPQAIDESAQVCQFYYQHADHYGINTQHIGFAGDSAGAMLSLATVLWLRDKQIHCGNISAALLWYGLYGLRDSTSRRLYGGEWDGLRQQDLEEYDNAYLTALGSRDAPYYCLFNNDLTQDIPPCFIASAQYDPLIDDSVTLFKTLEAHQLACEYKMYPGTLHAFLHYSRMMKVADDAIRDGANYFVKQLTL, encoded by the coding sequence ATGAAAACTAAAAATAAAATCAATGTACTAGAACTTATTTCGCCAGAGATGAAGCAGGTTATGCAAATTTATGCAGATAATCCGCAACCTGCGCCAGAAAGTAATGACTACCCTTCTATGCGCCTTGCTTATAATCAAGATAGACGTTATTGGAATGCTGATGCCCCCGAAATGTTTGGCATTCAAGATATTTCGGTCAGTACCTCTTATGGAAAAGTATTAACGCGTCTTTATCACCCCAAAGAAAAAACACCCGCAACACTCTATTATCTTCATGGTGGCGGCTTTATTTTAGGGAATTTAGATACCCACGATCGTATTATGCGTTTACTTGCGTCTTATACTGGTTGTGCTGTGATTGGTATTGATTACTCGCTATCACCAGAAGCGCATTATCCACAAGCGATTGATGAATCGGCACAAGTTTGCCAGTTTTATTATCAACATGCAGACCATTACGGCATTAACACTCAACACATTGGTTTTGCAGGTGATTCTGCGGGAGCCATGTTATCGCTGGCTACTGTATTATGGCTACGCGATAAACAAATTCACTGTGGTAATATCAGTGCCGCGTTGCTTTGGTATGGATTATATGGCTTACGCGATTCCACCAGCCGTCGGCTTTATGGGGGGGAATGGGATGGATTACGCCAACAAGATCTCGAAGAATATGACAATGCGTATTTAACTGCGCTGGGTAGTCGTGATGCACCTTATTATTGCTTATTTAATAACGATTTAACGCAAGATATTCCACCTTGCTTTATCGCCAGCGCGCAATACGACCCTCTTATTGATGATAGTGTCACACTATTCAAAACGTTAGAAGCCCATCAATTAGCTTGTGAATATAAAATGTATCCAGGCACATTACATGCCTTTTTACACTATTCACGTATGATGAAAGTGGCAGATGACGCCATTCGAGATGGCGCTAACTACTTTGTAAAACAACTGACGTTATAA
- a CDS encoding NUDIX hydrolase: MNEQDFLASYNRRDFLSPLITVDAVLFTYHEEQLKVLLVKRGEHPEKGKWGLPGGFVDEEQDKCLEDTVLRKLKEKTGVIPPYIEQLCSVGNNQRDARGWSVTVCYTALIAHQVCETHIDTVDSVVWCPIDKVAQQHLAFDHQELISQARERLKQKSLYSIVPGFALPEVFTLPELQHVHEILIGKAIQKKSFRRRIEQADLLIDTGEKRAERGRPASLYRLKEASADYRFIRNLEF; the protein is encoded by the coding sequence ATGAATGAACAAGATTTTTTAGCCAGTTATAACCGCCGTGATTTCCTATCTCCACTGATCACCGTTGATGCTGTACTGTTTACTTATCACGAAGAGCAGTTAAAAGTATTGTTGGTGAAAAGAGGGGAGCATCCTGAAAAAGGAAAATGGGGTTTACCAGGAGGTTTTGTCGATGAAGAACAGGACAAATGCCTTGAAGATACTGTGCTAAGAAAATTAAAAGAGAAAACGGGTGTGATCCCCCCTTATATTGAGCAACTCTGTTCAGTGGGAAATAATCAGCGTGATGCAAGAGGCTGGTCTGTGACGGTCTGTTATACCGCGTTGATTGCTCATCAAGTGTGTGAAACACATATTGATACTGTCGATTCAGTCGTGTGGTGTCCGATTGATAAAGTGGCACAACAACACTTAGCTTTTGATCATCAAGAATTAATTTCACAAGCCAGAGAGCGATTAAAGCAAAAATCACTCTATTCAATTGTTCCCGGATTTGCATTGCCAGAAGTATTTACCTTGCCAGAGTTACAACATGTTCATGAAATTCTGATAGGTAAAGCGATCCAGAAAAAATCATTTAGACGACGCATTGAGCAAGCAGATTTATTGATTGATACTGGCGAAAAACGGGCAGAGAGAGGACGCCCTGCAAGTTTGTATCGACTTAAAGAGGCGTCTGCGGATTATCGTTTTATTCGTAATCTTGAGTTTTAA
- a CDS encoding SPFH domain-containing protein yields the protein MFNLNYFKADSSTFIIKSVNGKIRQQGKGLSFWYNSATTSIAALPLNAQEAPFIFNFQTSDFQGLRIQGQISFQIKAPEKAAEVLNFNLSKNGKSYASEDPLKLSDRVVRIAQTLIQAKIQSTPLREALLLSQSLVSLVMKQLIEHPSLEALGIAILDVSIAAITPSPETLKALEAEARESLLKEADDAIYARRKFSVEQERTIKEAELETDLSVQRKRQEIEEARLENERTLLREQAEIEKERLEAKVNAEAKRKELVALSAENQRTQSEADAYAIEATMRAYRELPVENLKAMALAKMDSQQLMAMAFETLALNSGKIGELNITPDLFSQFMKKGNK from the coding sequence ATGTTTAACTTAAATTACTTTAAAGCTGATTCATCAACATTCATTATTAAATCGGTAAACGGCAAAATTCGCCAGCAAGGTAAAGGTTTAAGTTTTTGGTATAACTCAGCCACAACCTCTATTGCGGCATTACCTTTAAATGCGCAAGAAGCGCCTTTTATTTTTAACTTCCAAACCTCAGACTTTCAGGGATTACGTATTCAAGGACAAATTTCATTTCAGATAAAAGCGCCTGAAAAAGCGGCAGAAGTACTCAACTTCAACTTGAGCAAAAACGGCAAATCTTATGCGTCAGAAGATCCACTCAAGCTCAGTGATCGTGTTGTACGTATTGCACAAACCTTAATTCAAGCAAAGATCCAAAGTACACCACTGAGAGAAGCATTATTACTGAGTCAATCATTAGTTTCTTTGGTAATGAAACAATTAATTGAACATCCCTCATTAGAGGCATTAGGTATTGCGATTTTAGATGTCTCTATTGCGGCAATCACGCCATCGCCAGAAACCTTAAAGGCTCTCGAAGCGGAAGCGAGAGAATCCTTACTGAAAGAAGCCGATGATGCCATTTATGCACGTCGTAAATTCTCAGTAGAACAAGAGCGCACGATTAAAGAGGCTGAATTAGAAACCGATTTATCGGTTCAACGTAAACGCCAAGAAATTGAAGAAGCACGTTTAGAAAATGAACGGACATTATTACGCGAGCAAGCGGAAATTGAAAAAGAGCGCCTTGAAGCGAAGGTTAATGCCGAAGCAAAACGCAAAGAACTGGTCGCGTTAAGTGCAGAAAATCAGCGAACACAATCAGAAGCCGATGCTTATGCTATTGAAGCGACTATGCGTGCTTATCGTGAATTACCGGTTGAAAACCTAAAAGCCATGGCACTAGCAAAAATGGACTCACAACAATTAATGGCAATGGCATTTGAAACCTTAGCGCTGAATTCAGGAAAAATTGGTGAACTGAACATCACTCCTGATTTATTTAGCCAATTTATGAAAAAAGGGAATAAATAA
- a CDS encoding sugar kinase: MQRNEDFRFVLVMRKSRLQELIERFNTWSQAKFYLEHNNVEVKDYLNEHNLYQKQLTEAELILKSLGRFQLLERSLLPSYQFSPHDIVVVIGQDGLVANTLKYLNGQPIIAINPDPSRWDGKLLPFEMGQLKEIVINTINQKMPFKTVTFAQVTTNDGQSLLAVNDVFIGPKSHTSARYILQWHGAQEAQSSSGIIVSTGLGSTGWFQSILAGAMAITGEASHPLLQGFSWSDRKLQFSVREPFPSKTTGVALTFGTIEPDSPLQLESLMPENGVIFSDGIEDDYLQFNAGCIAHIGIADIQGQLISPKGRQRI; encoded by the coding sequence ATGCAACGTAACGAAGATTTTCGTTTTGTGCTAGTGATGAGAAAAAGTCGCTTACAAGAATTAATTGAGCGCTTTAATACGTGGTCACAAGCCAAATTCTATTTAGAACACAACAATGTTGAGGTAAAGGATTACCTCAATGAACACAATTTATATCAAAAGCAGCTCACAGAAGCTGAGCTGATTTTAAAATCATTAGGACGTTTTCAGCTCTTAGAAAGAAGTTTATTGCCTAGCTATCAATTCTCACCTCACGATATTGTAGTGGTGATCGGTCAAGACGGGCTTGTTGCCAATACGCTGAAATATCTTAATGGACAGCCTATTATTGCCATAAACCCAGATCCATCACGATGGGATGGTAAATTATTGCCTTTCGAAATGGGACAATTAAAAGAGATAGTCATTAATACCATTAATCAAAAAATGCCCTTTAAAACAGTTACTTTTGCACAAGTAACAACCAATGATGGTCAATCATTATTAGCGGTTAATGACGTATTTATAGGCCCAAAAAGCCATACTTCTGCACGATATATTTTACAATGGCATGGTGCTCAAGAAGCACAATCTTCATCAGGAATCATTGTATCAACAGGATTGGGATCGACAGGGTGGTTTCAATCTATTCTTGCTGGCGCAATGGCAATTACAGGAGAAGCCTCGCACCCTCTGTTACAAGGTTTTAGTTGGAGCGACCGAAAATTACAGTTTAGTGTAAGAGAGCCGTTTCCAAGCAAAACGACAGGTGTCGCTCTCACTTTTGGTACTATTGAACCAGATTCACCGTTGCAATTAGAATCTTTGATGCCAGAAAATGGCGTGATTTTCTCTGATGGCATCGAAGATGACTATTTACAATTTAATGCAGGTTGCATTGCCCACATTGGTATTGCTGACATACAAGGTCAATTAATTAGCCCAAAAGGACGTCAGCGTATTTAA
- the tetR(H) gene encoding tetracycline resistance transcriptional repressor TetR(H) produces the protein MAKLDKEQVIDNALILLNEVGIEGLTTRKLAQKIGVEQPTLYWHVKNKRALLDALAETILQKHHHHVLPLPNETWQDFLRNNAKSFRQALLMYRDGGKIHAGTRPSESQFETSEQQLQFLCDAGFSLSQAVYALSSIAHFTLGSVLETQEHQESQKERETRETDVIAYPPLLTQAVAIMDSDNGDAAFLFVLDVMISGLETVLKSAQ, from the coding sequence ATGGCTAAGTTAGATAAAGAACAAGTTATTGATAATGCGTTGATTTTACTTAATGAAGTTGGTATTGAAGGGTTAACAACGCGTAAATTGGCACAAAAAATAGGTGTTGAGCAACCCACGCTTTATTGGCATGTAAAAAATAAACGTGCTTTGTTGGATGCACTAGCAGAAACTATTTTGCAAAAGCATCATCATCATGTTTTGCCATTGCCTAATGAAACGTGGCAGGATTTTTTGCGAAATAATGCGAAAAGTTTTCGTCAAGCCTTATTGATGTATCGTGATGGGGGGAAAATTCATGCAGGCACACGCCCGTCTGAAAGCCAATTTGAGACATCAGAACAACAACTTCAGTTTTTGTGTGATGCTGGATTTAGTTTATCTCAAGCCGTGTATGCACTGAGTTCTATCGCGCATTTCACACTAGGTTCAGTTCTTGAAACGCAAGAGCATCAAGAAAGCCAAAAAGAGCGTGAAACAAGAGAGACGGATGTTATTGCCTATCCGCCATTATTAACCCAAGCCGTTGCAATTATGGATAGTGATAATGGTGATGCTGCATTTCTGTTTGTCCTTGATGTGATGATTTCTGGACTTGAAACGGTATTAAAGAGCGCTCAATAA